A window of Flavobacterium flavigenum contains these coding sequences:
- a CDS encoding transposase: MKNRKRNRMQGFDYSSDNLYFVTICVQDRICCFGSVGTDRDLSVHHSNENHSNENHSNENHSNENHFENNCADLKMNLNEFGKIVKQQIEWLAEQYQYVEIHNYVVMPNHVHMIIEINRNKLIEGIGTARELSEQDQEIKIKSLSGLIGAFKTTSSKLIHRAGFEEFSWQRSFHDHIIRNDKSYHNISNYIDLNPEKWVADTFFVNR; this comes from the coding sequence GTGAAAAATAGAAAAAGAAATAGAATGCAGGGATTTGATTATTCCAGCGATAATTTATATTTCGTCACGATATGTGTTCAGGATAGAATTTGTTGTTTTGGATCCGTGGGGACAGATCGCGACCTGTCCGTACATCATTCCAATGAAAATCATTCCAATGAAAATCATTCCAATGAAAATCATTCCAATGAAAATCATTTCGAAAATAATTGTGCAGATCTAAAAATGAATTTGAATGAATTTGGAAAAATCGTAAAGCAGCAAATAGAATGGCTGGCCGAACAATATCAATACGTTGAAATTCATAATTATGTTGTGATGCCTAATCATGTTCATATGATTATTGAAATTAATAGAAATAAATTAATCGAAGGAATAGGGACAGCTCGCGAGCTGTCCGAACAGGATCAGGAAATCAAAATAAAATCATTATCAGGTTTAATAGGAGCGTTTAAAACCACATCATCAAAATTGATTCATAGGGCTGGTTTTGAAGAATTTTCCTGGCAGCGTTCTTTTCATGATCATATCATTCGAAACGATAAATCATATCACAACATTAGTAATTACATTGATTTGAATCCTGAAAAATGGGTGGCAGATACTTTTTTTGTTAATCGTTAG
- the cas2 gene encoding CRISPR-associated endonuclease Cas2, translating into MELNGYRIMWLFVFFDLPTETKKDRRNASGFRNNLLKDGFSMMQYSVYVRHCASGESADVHEKRIHKLLPPLGKVSILRITDKQFGNILNFWGKAAVPSAPQPTQLELF; encoded by the coding sequence ATGGAACTTAACGGATATCGAATAATGTGGCTTTTTGTTTTTTTTGATCTCCCTACAGAAACAAAAAAAGACAGGCGAAATGCATCTGGATTTAGAAATAATTTACTGAAAGATGGATTTTCGATGATGCAGTATTCTGTGTATGTACGCCATTGTGCAAGCGGTGAAAGTGCTGATGTACATGAAAAAAGAATTCACAAATTGCTCCCTCCTTTAGGCAAAGTAAGCATACTTCGAATCACCGATAAACAGTTTGGTAATATTTTGAATTTTTGGGGAAAAGCAGCTGTACCTTCAGCACCTCAGCCCACGCAATTAGAATTGTTCTAA